The Streptomyces tendae DNA segment CCTCGAGCGCCTCACGCCCCGTACGGAACAGCTCCGCCGCGGCGCCCGGGTCCTCCAGCAGCACGGCGGCCAGCCGGTCCACCACGAAGAACGACTTCTCGGTGAGGTGCACCCGCGCCGCCCCGTGCAGCGGACCGCCGGGCGCGAGCAGCCACTCCAGCACCGCCCGGTGCTTCTCCCGCAGCAGATGGGTCGCCTTGTACTCGGACGCCGGTGAGCGGATCCGCTCGCGGATCTCCCGCAGCGCGCCGGCCGCGACGGGGACGGGGACGTGCACACCGGCGTGCGCGAACACGTCGGTGTTCCCGCCGGTCAGGTTCTCGCCGTCCGACCCCGACTCGTCGCAGGCGATCTCCAGGACTGTCCCGTCACCGTCTCCGGGCGGCGCCCGGAAATGCTGATGTGGGTCCACACCACGCCCCCTATCGTGTGTTTCATGACCAGGATCCCGCACGACACGTCCGGTGAACCGAATCCCCTCACGGCGCTTTCCCTGGATCAGCTGCGCCGCCGCACCAGCATGAAGTGGCGGACCCATCCCGAGGACGTCCTGCCCGTGTGGGTGGCCGAGATGGACGTGCCCGTGGCCGAACCGGTCGTACGAGCGGTCACGGAGGCGATGCGGACCGGCGACACCGGGTATCCCGCGGGCACCGCCTACGCCGAGGCGCTGGCCGCCTTCGCGGGCAAGCGCTGGGACTGGCCCGAGCTCGCCGTGGAGCGCACCGCGATCGTGCCCGACGTGATGCTGGGCGTGGTCGAGATGCTGCGGCTGGTCACCGGACAGGGCGACGCGGTCGTGGTGAACCCGCCCGTCTACCCGCCCTTCTTCGACTTCGTGCGGCACGCGGAGCGCCGGGTGGCCGAGGCCCCGCTCGGCGCGGACGCACGGCTCGACCTCGACGTCCTGGAGGACACCTTCCGGGAGGTGACGGCCGGCGGTGGTCGGGCCGCCTACCTGCTGTGCAGCCCGCACAACCCGACCGGCACCGTGCACACCGCCGACGAGCTCACGGCGGTGGCGGCGTTCGCCGAGCGGTACGGGGTGCGCGTCGTCGCCGACGAGATCCATGCGCCCCTGGTGCTCGGTGACGCCCGCTTCGTGCCGTACCTGAGCGTGCCCGGCGGCGAGCGGGGGC contains these protein-coding regions:
- a CDS encoding MalY/PatB family protein gives rise to the protein MTRIPHDTSGEPNPLTALSLDQLRRRTSMKWRTHPEDVLPVWVAEMDVPVAEPVVRAVTEAMRTGDTGYPAGTAYAEALAAFAGKRWDWPELAVERTAIVPDVMLGVVEMLRLVTGQGDAVVVNPPVYPPFFDFVRHAERRVAEAPLGADARLDLDVLEDTFREVTAGGGRAAYLLCSPHNPTGTVHTADELTAVAAFAERYGVRVVADEIHAPLVLGDARFVPYLSVPGGERGLSLMSASKAWNLAGLKAALAVAGPGAGDELARMPEIVGHGPSHVGILAHTAALRDGTAWLDALLAGLDANRRLLTGLLAEHVPAVRYRPGDGTYLAWLDCRDLGLGDDPAAAFLAHGRVALTGGLPFGTGGAGHARLNLATSPEVLTEAVRRMAEAARAAGGARG